The Metabacillus sediminilitoris genome window below encodes:
- a CDS encoding DnaD domain-containing protein has product MAKYRMVRTDFWKNPIALEEMTPEDKYFYLYLLTNSNTTQIGIYRMTKKQMAFDLGYSIETVQSLMERFIEHHKLIRYNPITRELAIKNWGKDNLQKGGKPVMDCMKTELKDVEDTSLISYVAEAITKEEIRSLYESFCKHDVEKEISHQADDDTYPDNESDEVDDPFIPGDKVLRQQPSVENNLEIEDQTQDVKEIVEFWDHNGFGLSNMNGKQQLLSWLENSSFLQPKEVILKAMAIACANNKRKLNYVVGILKNWENESLLTAREIDSYHENQKSVPKNKHSTESFPAGRAIPDEVNLDLSAGEDW; this is encoded by the coding sequence ATGGCAAAATATCGTATGGTGCGTACTGATTTTTGGAAGAATCCGATTGCTTTAGAAGAGATGACCCCTGAGGATAAGTATTTTTACCTTTATCTTCTTACAAATTCAAATACAACTCAAATTGGAATCTATCGAATGACGAAGAAACAAATGGCATTTGATTTGGGGTATTCGATTGAGACTGTTCAATCATTAATGGAACGATTCATTGAACATCACAAACTGATTCGTTACAATCCGATCACAAGAGAACTCGCGATTAAAAACTGGGGGAAAGATAACCTGCAGAAGGGCGGGAAGCCTGTTATGGATTGTATGAAAACGGAATTAAAAGATGTCGAGGATACTTCGCTTATTTCATACGTTGCCGAAGCCATTACGAAAGAGGAAATTCGCAGTCTATATGAATCTTTTTGTAAACATGATGTAGAGAAGGAAATTAGCCATCAAGCTGATGATGATACATATCCAGATAATGAGAGTGATGAAGTTGACGATCCTTTTATACCTGGTGATAAGGTACTTAGACAACAACCAAGTGTAGAGAACAATCTAGAAATAGAGGATCAAACACAAGATGTGAAAGAAATTGTTGAGTTTTGGGATCACAATGGATTTGGTCTTTCAAACATGAATGGCAAACAGCAGCTGTTATCCTGGTTAGAGAATTCTAGCTTTTTACAGCCAAAAGAAGTCATCTTAAAAGCGATGGCGATTGCCTGTGCGAATAACAAGCGAAAGCTTAATTATGTCGTGGGGATTCTGAAAAACTGGGAAAATGAATCATTACTGACAGCCCGCGAAATTGACTCTTATCATGAGAACCAAAAGTCCGTTCCTAAGAATAAGCATTCAACCGAATCATTTCCTGCTGGAAGAGCAATTCCAGATGAAGTTAACCTTGATCTATCAGCAGGTGAGGATTGGTGA
- a CDS encoding P-loop NTPase family protein, producing MGKTDVMLHFAKVSGWAGYLPLVFSLEMPEKLITKRLIASTGGYNRRKMRDPKRMLNKSTE from the coding sequence ATGGGAAAAACCGACGTCATGCTTCATTTTGCAAAGGTGTCCGGTTGGGCTGGATATTTGCCGCTCGTCTTTTCCTTGGAAATGCCTGAAAAGCTGATCACCAAACGATTAATTGCTTCGACAGGGGGCTATAACCGTAGAAAAATGCGGGACCCGAAAAGAATGCTAAATAAATCAACAGAATAA
- a CDS encoding heavy-metal-associated domain-containing protein, producing the protein MQEITLFIKEATKEQPIQTLETILMQMNGIDRALVDIDDGEVKIIYDETQVGHEKIKNRIQQHGLHLLE; encoded by the coding sequence TTGCAGGAAATAACACTTTTTATTAAAGAAGCAACAAAAGAGCAACCGATTCAAACTTTAGAAACTATTCTTATGCAAATGAATGGCATTGATAGAGCTTTGGTGGATATCGATGATGGTGAAGTAAAGATTATATACGACGAAACTCAGGTTGGTCATGAAAAAATCAAAAATAGGATTCAACAACATGGTTTACATCTTCTTGAATAA
- a CDS encoding vanadium-dependent haloperoxidase encodes MRTRYRRWSEYPYQGEQTPPKAYPAPAYFPMFFIIRQRNNEFLDPFRQRINWQIKNPIEVDWGKELTIVEQTLSSIKPQQIHIAQYWGTVEATQNMTPMIFSLAKKYRLGSPHIARALGYFHAAVNDAFVMSWYFKYLWDVARPNQYGRNLSTVLTTPRFPSYPSSHATVAGCAESVLSYFFPPEASEIKNTMEECAISRLYAGVHFKVDNDEGLRLGRQIGGMVVCLLKVQNLIR; translated from the coding sequence ATGAGAACAAGATACAGAAGATGGTCAGAATATCCTTACCAAGGAGAGCAAACCCCACCAAAAGCTTATCCAGCGCCAGCGTATTTTCCAATGTTTTTTATTATTAGACAAAGAAACAATGAATTCCTAGATCCCTTTCGGCAGCGTATTAATTGGCAAATTAAAAATCCTATTGAGGTTGATTGGGGAAAAGAGTTAACTATTGTAGAACAAACATTATCATCCATAAAGCCTCAACAAATACACATCGCACAATACTGGGGGACGGTCGAAGCAACTCAGAATATGACTCCTATGATTTTCAGTTTAGCCAAAAAATATAGACTAGGATCACCGCATATTGCCAGAGCACTCGGATATTTTCACGCTGCTGTTAATGATGCCTTTGTTATGTCGTGGTATTTTAAATATCTTTGGGATGTGGCACGTCCAAATCAATATGGCAGAAACCTATCTACTGTGTTAACTACACCGCGTTTTCCATCCTACCCTTCTTCACACGCCACTGTTGCAGGATGTGCAGAATCGGTATTAAGTTATTTCTTTCCACCAGAAGCATCAGAAATAAAAAACACAATGGAAGAATGCGCAATATCACGCTTGTACGCTGGCGTACATTTTAAAGTAGATAATGATGAAGGGTTGAGATTAGGCAGGCAAATCGGGGGTATGGTTGTATGTTTATTGAAGGTACAAAATCTCATTCGATAG